A single window of Culicoides brevitarsis isolate CSIRO-B50_1 chromosome 3, AGI_CSIRO_Cbre_v1, whole genome shotgun sequence DNA harbors:
- the LOC134835283 gene encoding uncharacterized protein LOC134835283, with amino-acid sequence MNDYTNSTVTKHVKLHIPPPKEFSNWNGLKADSKYRLRLQTSCPEPIDLDNPAAINKAKNNSKRIESFMEVDFETNGPPMTSPMDVAPDNALALLTPVVFNIPPAEDKDGPLFYSVGIVVDGKRLVLETGYDLREIRSQIPFSEKPIETFYKVCDIYKACKVQEGPEITVKMSSEINFDFSRMQLDAIESGLDRGEYNSSLNNILIVGMTLKHLPDDRIYKEFHQNIIKLIKAESKRIHKTYDDKSIYMSDKELFDYVQNVKLILETFEIRDRELIQELLSLLEKITALKNEETVARDIKRRRRKRQVTESPKSPVVKEAVDLLNLMDPNLVMEKLRWMCLDKKSTVEVNNIEYHVIAFNTSDIPEKFRVPNKGSGEWTATVVLKNLYDFDNNFEYCVGSAFNQSEIPVYNVFLFSRNLIAKNFTFESPKEKSSMDIAIHLNNTVKPENVACEMFVNAKWDDTVCKPSTLISPKTLTCTCDTNEAFRVKFVKARPTQVTESAGESLIPPTEITKSMEVTTEKIQVTSPVEASPVPIKTPENGAAGSTLATVGYSALGLLALGGIFGAISLYFYRHSKKRGNSFALDLQAIAAEARTKTPGITYSRFQDEHMMQGDHVNFTSSS; translated from the exons ATGAACGATTACACAAACTCGACGGTGACGAAACACGTTAAACTCCATATTCCGCCGCCGAAAGAATTTTCCAACTGGAACGGCTTAAAAGCTGACTCAAAATATCGCTTGAGACTTCAAACGAGTTGCCCGGAGCCAATTGACTTGGATAACCCGGCAGCaataaacaaagcaaaaaataactcaaaacgaATAGAATCCTTTATGGAAGTCGATTTCGAGACAAATGGACCCCCAATGACGTCACCTATGGATGTTGCACCAGACAATGCTTTGGCATTATTGACTCCTGTCGTGTTTAATATTCCCCCTGCTGAAGACAAAGATGGTCCGTTATTTTATTCAGTGGGAATTGTTGTGGATGGAAAGCGATTGGTGTTGGAGACGGGATACGATTTGAGAGAAATTCGATCACAAATTCCTTTTAGTG aaaaaccAATTGAAACGTTTTATAAAGTTTGTGATATTTACAAAGCTTGTAAGGTTCAAGAAGGACCAGAAATAACAGTAAAAATGTCATctgagatcaattttgatttttcacgaATGCAATTGGATGCGATAGAGTCAGGACTGGATCGAGGCGAATATAATTCATcgttgaataatattttgattgttgGAATGACATTAAAG CACTTGCCTGACGACCGTATCTACAAGGAATTTCATCAGAACATCATTAAACTGATAAAGGCCGAGTCGAAGCGGATCCACAAGACATATGACGACAAGTCAATCTACATGTCGGACAAGGAGTTATTCGATTACGTGCAGaatgtgaaattaattttggagaCATTCGAAATACGGGACCGTGAATTGATTCAGGAGCTGTTGTCGTTGCTGGAGAAAATTACCGCACTGAAGAACGAGGAAACGGTCGCTCGTGACATTAAACGTCGTCGTCGGAAGCGCCAAGTTACGGAAAGTCCCAAAAGTCCCGTTGTCAAGGAAGCTGTCGATCTTTTAAACTTGATGGACCCGAATTTAGTCATGGAAAAATTACGTTGGATGTGTCTCGATAAGAAAAGCACCGTGGAAGTGAATAACATCGAATATCACGTAATCGCCTTCAACACTTCTGATATTCCTGAAAAATTCCGAGTTCCCAATAAGGGATCCGGTGAATGGACCGCCACTGTCGTTTTAAAGAATTTGTACGATTTTGACAACAATTTCGAATATTGCGTTGGAAGTGCCTTCAATCAAAGCGAAATTCCTGTTTACAacgtttttcttttctcgCGAAATttaattgcgaaaaatttcacgttTGAGTCGCCAAAGGAAAAATCCTCGATGGACATTGCCATTCACTTGAACAACACGGTAAAGCCGGAAAATGTTGCATGCGAGATGTTCGTGAACGCAAAGTGGGATGACACAGTTTGTAAGCCATCGACTCTTATTTCGCCAAAAACGCTGACATGCACATGCGACACGAACGAAGCGTTTCGGGTGAAATTTGTTAAAGCACGACCAACGCAAGTCACGGAATCAGCAGGAGAAAGTCTCATACCACCAACGGAAATCACAAAAAGTATGGAAGTGACAACGGAAAAAATACAAGTAACGTCGCCAGTGGAAGCGAGTCCCGTGCCAATAAAGACGCCTGAAAATGGAGCAGCGGGATCGACat tGGCAACTGTCGGTTACTCCGCTCTGGGACTTTTAGCACTCGGCGGAATTTTCGGAGCAATTTCTCTCTATTTTTATCGTCACagcaaaaaaagaggaaattccTTTGCTCTCGATCTACAAGCAATC GCAGCAGAAGCTCGTACCAAAACACCTGGCATAACTTATTCACGATTCCAAGATGAGCATATGATGCAAGGGGATCACGTCAATTTCACATCATCAAGTTAA
- the LOC134835687 gene encoding DNA-directed RNA polymerase I subunit RPA12 — MSRIAADLGDSDVTPGFCPNCGSIFPQLRQSGNVICYTCKNEFRPEVFGTNECEYTLHFNTYHPPKEKDLVALKKDQDEDEGPIVERKCPQCGNTKMSYATLQLRSADEGQTVFFTCTKCKYKETENS, encoded by the exons atgtcacgaaTTGCTGCAGATCTTGGCGACAGCGATGTAACTCCTGGCTTCTGTCCAAATTGCGGATCAATATTTCCCCAATTGAGACAAAGTGGCAACGTTATTTGTTACACTTGCAAAAACGAGTTCCGACCAGaag tttttggaaCAAATGAATGTGAATATACGTTGCATTTTAATACGTACCATCCACCGAAGGAGAAGGATCTGGTAGCACTGAAGAAGGATCAGGATGAAGATGAAGGACCAATTGTCGAACGGAAATGCCCTCAATGTGGAAACACGAAGATGTCGTATGCCACTCTCCAGCTGAGGTCTGCCGATGAAGGTCAGACGGTGTTTTTTACGTGTACCAAGTGCAA gtataaagaaacagaaaattcataa
- the LOC134834677 gene encoding uncharacterized protein LOC134834677 — translation MEGGLSAFYCLYLFLLMEMSGIMGQNAKPSFKAEAPNILCSTSSALPTVFSINLVPATSDLKLKYHIKISYEYSMPTKTQHHSLSLWRTIRTLEQQLNAQRTMIDAQNKIDIATASLTPGVIYMFDIEAEGMDGTKSDVERFVLDYKDGTLYRMCRDEGTTIAPAAPTPMASENSSNMTTQSMAPVVTTLAPQVTSGMPTDVVNEINSSDANNENLTEEISTISLSGPSKIYAHVPLVVRAFPKFIGNINEYYIEWKVNDLPPEIRNILAIKGSLLTIPPYSLFPGKTYTIEANLMDASNSESVASANHSVTIERHELLVSMIPSNALIGVGRAIDIELKIQDYNLNGGRFKIQWRCVIIEESSEAESLCDRFNDVSEPKKSIVFTKAGLYHMEAIVVDELNLTAEAMSTIEVRNEIIARTQIDEMPKNPVDITKWVRGQASISYVVPKCVAKWSFVQKEGLPMKILPRFQALEKLS, via the exons ATGGAAGGCGGCTTAAGTGCCTTTTATTGTCTTTACCTTTTCTTGCTAATGGAGATGTCTGGTATAATGGGAcaaaat gcaaaaccATCGTTTAAAGCGGAAGCTCCCAATATCCTCTGTAGTACCTCAAGTGCATTGCCAACAGTTTTCAGCAtcaa CTTGGTTCCCGCCACGTCAGACTTAAAGCTGAAATATCACATCAAAATCAGCTACGAATATTCGATGCCGACCAAAACGCAGCACCATTCGCTCTCATTATGGCGCACAATCAGGACCTTAGAACAGCAATTGAACGCTCAAAGGACAATGATTGATGCACAAAACAAAATCGATATTGCAACGGCCAGt CTGACACCTGGAGTAATTTATATGTTTGACATAGAAGCTGAAGGCATGGATGGCACGAAGAGTGATGTCGAAAGATTTGTCTTGGACTACAAAGATGGTACTTTGTATCGCATGTGTCGAGATGAGGGAACGACAATTGCTCCGGCAGCTCCGACACCAATGGCAAGTGAGAATAGTAGTAACATGACAACGCAAAGCATGGCACCTGTCGTGACGACATTAGCACCTCAAGTGACGTCGGGAATGCCAACGGATGTCGTTAATGAGATTAATTCGAGTGATGCCAATAATgaaaat TTAACGGAGGAGATATCAACAATTTCCCTCTCTGGTCCAAGTAAAATTTATGCTCACGTGCCTCTCGTTGTTCGAGCTTTTCCCAAATTCATCGGAAATATTAACGAATATtac attgaatGGAAAGTCAATGATCTCCCGCCCGAAATCCGAAACATTCTCGCCATCAAAGGTTCTCTTCTCACAATTCCTCCGTATTCTTTGTTTCCCGGGAAAACTTACACCATCGAAGCCAACTTAATGGACGCTTCAAATTCGGAATCTGTTGCATCCGCAAATCATTCGGTCACCATCGAACGTCATGAACTCCTTGTCTCGATGATCCCTTCGAATGCATTGATTGGCGTGGGAAGAGCAATCGACatcgaattaaaaattcaagactACAACCTCAATGGAGGCCGTTTCAAA ATTCAATGGCGTTGCGTCATCATCGAGGAATCATCGGAAGCGGAGTCCTTATGCGATCGTTTCAATGACGTCTCGGAGCCGAAAAAGTCGATTGTTTTTACGAAAGCTGGCTTGTATCACATGGAGGCGATTGTCGTGgacgaattaaatttaacggcTGAAGCAATGTCGACGATCGAAGTGCGAAATGAAATTATTGCGAGAACACAAATCGATGAAATGCCCAAAAATCCTGTGGATATCACGAAATGGGTCCGCGGACAAGCTTCGATAAGTTACGTAGTGCCAAAATGCGTCGCAAAATGgtcttttgtacaaaaagaAGGTTTGCCTATGAAAATACTTCCGCGATTTCAGGCATTGGAGAAATTATCGTGA
- the LOC134835685 gene encoding RNA-binding protein 45: MSKRSSDRNEKSEDTPPMSRLFVICGKNHTEEEFQEAFGPYGNVEEIYMVKDRATGERKGVCYVKFSKTSEAAKALEALNGKSIGAEGRSIKVVVASSRDKGNKRYADEEERYLRLFVIIPKEMTEDQLRDEFQQYGNVTDITILHSKNTKDGKCFAYIKFKKFSDTANAIENCDPKYKAVFAEPKPSKNDNNTNNMNTMSSYMNSYSDMMPLGRSGGGGGPLYDRDRDTRRMSDDLPHFGMSAMPAMQQETTLNVICSPQLTQDQLWRLFDIIPGLDYCRLHDDMGRSNTATVVYTSYQAAKYAKEKLHGFEYPLGERLIVKLQESGHGSMMSGGADLFSFDTPGGVGGRRSDPNDIPCTTPLPPIKPMAAMSAPCRKRLFIVCTNGPLPANILKNAFCRFGDLIEVFLLPGKNCGYALFANETSAEDCMATLHGAELAGVRLKAMEADEPNQGGRKRLRQDDN; the protein is encoded by the exons ATGTCGAAACGATCCTCGGACCGCAATGAAAAGAGTGAAGATACGCCGCCAATGTCGCGTCTTTTTGTGATTTGTGGCAAAAATCACACCGAAGAGGAATTTCAAGAGGCGTTCGGTCCTTATGGAAATGTCGAAGAGATTTATatg gttAAGGATAGAGCAACGGGCGAGCGCAAAGGCGTCTGTTATGTGAAATTCAGCAAAACGAGTGAAGCGGCGAAAGCGTTAGAGGCTTTAAATGGGAAATCCATCGGAGCGGAGGGCCGTTCGATCAAAGTTGTCGTTGCGTCGAGCCGTGACAAGGGTAACAAACGGTATGCCGACGAGGAAGAACGTTATCTGAGACTTTTTGTAATAATCCCGAAAGAAATGACGGAAGACCAATTACGCGACGAGTTCCAACAGTACGGAAACGTAACAGACATTACTATCCTGCATAGTAAAAATACGAAAGATGGCAAGTGCTTTGcctacataaaatttaaaaagttctcGGACACGGCGAACGCCATCGAGAATTGCGACCCGAAATACAAAGCGGTGTTTGCGGAACCGAAACCCTCGAAAAATGACAATAACACCAACAACATGAATACCATGTCGTCCTACATGAATTCCTACTCGGACATGATGCCCCTGGGACGCTCTGGCGGCGGCGGAGGACCACTTTACGACAGAGACCGTGACACGCGACGCATGTCCGATGATTTACCGCACTTTGGAATGTCCGCCATGCCTGCGATGCAGCAAGAGACGACCCTGAACGTCATTTGCTCGCCCCAGTTGACGCAAGACCAGTTATGGCGACTTTTTGACATCATACCGGGACTTGACTATTGTCGGCTGCACGACGACATGGGACGCTCCAATACCGCAACTGTCGTCTACACGAGCTACCAAGCCGCCAAGTATGCCAAGGAGAAGCTGCATGGCTTCGAGTACCCGCTCGGCGAACGACTGATTGTCAAGTTGCAGGAATCGGGGCACGGGAGCATGATGTCGGGCGGCGCCGATCTCTTCAGTTTCGATACGCCCGGCGGCGTCGGCGGAAGACGCAGCGATCCCAATGATATTCCCTGCACCACACCCTTGCCTCCGATCAAGCCGATGGCAGCGATGTCGGCTCCGTGCCGAAAACGACTCTTCATTGTGTGCACAAATGGACCCTTGCCCGCGAACATtctcaaaaatgcattttgccGCTTTGGCGATCTGATCGAGGTTTTTCTGCTGCCCGGCAAGAATTGCGGATATGCCTTGTTTGCGAACGAGACGTCGGCCGAGGACTGCATGGCAACGTTGCATGGCGCCGAACTCGCTGGCGTGCGACTCAAAGCGATGGAAGCCGACGAACCGAATCAGGGAGGCCGAAAACGCCTTCGGCAAGACGACAACTAG